In one window of Mesorhizobium sp. B2-1-1 DNA:
- the ybgF gene encoding tol-pal system protein YbgF, translating into MHLRSVLSGTLALLLLSGVTAMAGGLGTDGTGQPADSGFSFHLPSIELPGVFGEKKKSDQVQFAQQSTGTGATGLEDQLRQMNGKIEELNFQILQMQEQIRKQQEDNEFRFQQLEGGTQGAQQPAGQKKSQAAPADSDDSVAEAPATQPPAEADNRAAAGQSAGGGQSVEDVIVESSDGDPGKVIPGRGAPEKTFGSITVDKNGNVVDAGGSTQATAPAQDVAPATGAPAKSGKSDGTVVAALPSTNDPEELYRNSYQFILSGDYGTAEQGFRDHIARFPRDAKTADAHYWLGESLLGQQKYRDAAEVFLAASKDYPKAKKAPDMLLKLGVSLVGLKQHDVACATFSEVGKRYPDISNTLKERVKQEKALAAC; encoded by the coding sequence ATGCATTTGAGATCAGTTCTGAGCGGCACGCTTGCGCTGCTGCTCCTTTCAGGCGTCACCGCGATGGCGGGTGGCTTAGGGACTGATGGCACGGGACAGCCAGCCGACAGCGGCTTCTCGTTCCATCTGCCCAGCATCGAGTTGCCTGGCGTTTTCGGCGAAAAGAAGAAGTCGGACCAGGTTCAGTTCGCGCAGCAGTCGACTGGCACAGGCGCCACCGGGCTCGAGGACCAACTGCGCCAGATGAACGGCAAGATCGAGGAACTGAACTTCCAGATCCTGCAAATGCAGGAGCAGATCCGCAAACAGCAGGAAGACAACGAGTTCCGCTTCCAGCAGCTCGAAGGCGGTACGCAGGGTGCGCAGCAGCCGGCCGGGCAGAAGAAGTCACAGGCCGCGCCCGCCGACAGCGATGACAGCGTGGCCGAGGCGCCGGCCACGCAACCGCCCGCGGAGGCCGACAATCGGGCAGCGGCCGGCCAGTCGGCTGGCGGCGGCCAGAGCGTCGAGGACGTCATCGTCGAATCCTCTGACGGTGATCCGGGCAAGGTGATCCCCGGAAGGGGAGCGCCCGAAAAGACCTTCGGCAGCATCACCGTCGACAAGAACGGCAATGTGGTCGATGCCGGCGGCAGCACGCAGGCGACCGCACCGGCGCAGGATGTCGCTCCAGCCACCGGCGCTCCGGCCAAGAGCGGCAAGTCCGACGGCACGGTGGTTGCGGCGCTGCCTTCCACGAACGATCCCGAGGAGCTCTACCGCAACTCCTACCAGTTCATCCTTTCGGGCGACTACGGCACCGCCGAACAGGGTTTTCGTGACCACATCGCGCGTTTTCCCCGTGACGCGAAAACGGCGGATGCGCACTATTGGCTGGGCGAATCGCTGCTTGGCCAGCAGAAATACCGCGATGCCGCGGAGGTCTTCCTCGCCGCCAGCAAGGACTATCCCAAGGCCAAGAAGGCCCCCGACATGCTGCTGAAGCTCGGCGTGTCGCTGGTCGGCCTGAAGCAGCACGACGTGGCCTGCGCCACCTTCAGCGAGGTCGGCAAGCGCTACCCCGACATTTCCAACACGCTCAAGGAGCGCGTGAAGCAGGAAAAGGCCCTGGCGGCGTGCTAG
- the tilS gene encoding tRNA lysidine(34) synthetase TilS: MLDTEPDLSKDLFSHIDFTSGAVAAVSGGSDSTALLLLLKRHLDRTAPSAKLLAVTIDHGLRQGAAAEAEAVARLCAAHAIAHRIVAWSGRKPSTGLPAAAREARYRLLAEAAREEGLGLIVTGHTADDQAETVLMRLVRGKGAREDGRGLAGMAPVTLHDWHEWIVRPLLGIRRSALRNFLRREHVGWAEDPTNADAAFERPRMRAALAGADGAQRIDDALTLAARESEARSRLGIRAADLIARFASQPAPGLVRLDPTLLSAGDDPAAVYALRILLAISGGVAFLPDQARCEALFGRLKAGFLCATLSRTVVDSRRAGIFLRRETRGLPPVVAATGGLLWDGRRNITLDDGGSALLIAPFGAAAAKRLAIAEGETPRSLVRAALACEPASRQAVENPGLPQGGQASPGFTAQAVVAPFVRFLPSFDLAPARVVAELIGAPLLPAPPFKRP, from the coding sequence ATGCTCGACACCGAGCCTGATCTTTCGAAAGACCTTTTTTCGCACATCGACTTTACCAGCGGCGCCGTTGCGGCCGTATCCGGCGGCAGCGACTCGACCGCCCTACTTCTCCTTCTCAAACGACATCTCGACCGAACCGCGCCGTCCGCGAAGCTGCTGGCGGTGACGATCGACCACGGTTTGCGGCAGGGCGCGGCGGCCGAAGCGGAAGCGGTGGCCAGGCTTTGCGCCGCGCACGCCATCGCGCACCGCATCGTCGCCTGGTCCGGACGCAAGCCGTCGACCGGGCTGCCGGCCGCCGCGCGGGAGGCTCGCTACCGGCTGCTGGCCGAGGCGGCGCGGGAGGAAGGCCTCGGTCTGATCGTGACCGGTCATACGGCGGACGACCAGGCCGAGACGGTGCTGATGCGGCTAGTCCGAGGCAAGGGCGCCCGCGAGGACGGGCGCGGCCTCGCCGGCATGGCACCGGTCACCTTGCACGACTGGCACGAATGGATCGTGCGGCCGCTCCTTGGCATTCGACGCTCGGCTTTGCGCAACTTCCTGCGGCGCGAGCATGTCGGCTGGGCCGAGGACCCGACCAATGCCGACGCGGCCTTCGAGCGACCGCGCATGCGCGCGGCACTGGCCGGCGCTGACGGTGCGCAGCGCATCGATGACGCATTGACGCTGGCGGCGCGCGAGAGCGAGGCGCGCAGCCGGCTTGGCATCCGCGCCGCGGATTTAATCGCGCGCTTCGCCAGCCAGCCGGCGCCGGGTCTTGTCCGCCTCGATCCGACCCTGCTTTCGGCCGGCGACGATCCGGCGGCCGTCTATGCGCTGCGCATCCTCCTCGCCATAAGCGGGGGCGTTGCGTTTCTGCCGGACCAGGCGCGATGCGAGGCGCTGTTCGGTAGGCTGAAGGCTGGATTTCTTTGCGCCACATTGTCGCGGACGGTGGTCGATTCCAGGCGCGCCGGCATCTTTCTGCGCCGCGAGACGCGAGGCTTGCCGCCTGTGGTCGCGGCCACCGGCGGGCTGCTCTGGGACGGCCGCCGGAACATCACGTTGGACGACGGCGGCAGTGCATTGTTGATCGCGCCGTTCGGGGCAGCGGCGGCGAAGCGTCTGGCAATCGCGGAAGGCGAGACGCCGCGCAGCCTCGTGCGCGCCGCCCTGGCCTGCGAGCCGGCATCGCGGCAAGCCGTTGAAAACCCTGGCCTGCCTCAGGGTGGGCAGGCGTCGCCGGGGTTCACGGCACAGGCCGTCGTCGCCCCCTTTGTCCGTTTCCTGCCGTCCTTCGACCTGGCGCCGGCGCGGGTCGTCGCCGAATTGATCGGCGCACCGTTGCTTCCCGCGCCGCCTTTCAAGCGGCCATAG
- the ftsH gene encoding ATP-dependent zinc metalloprotease FtsH has protein sequence MNPNYRNLALWAIIAVLLIALFNLFQTPQTRGASSDVPYSQFLQDVAAGRVKTVTIAGARISGTYTDNSSGFQTYSPGDPSLVSRLQDKNVTINARPETDGSNSLFGYLISWLPMILILGVWIFFMRQMQSGSGRAMGFGKSKAKLLTEAHGRVTFQDVAGVDEAKEDLEEIVEFLRDPQKFQRLGGKIPRGVLLVGPPGTGKTLLARSVAGEANVPFFTISGSDFVEMFVGVGASRVRDMFDQAKKNAPCIIFIDEIDAVGRHRGAGLGGGNDEREQTLNQLLVEMDGFESNESIILIAATNRPDVLDPALLRPGRFDRQVVVPNPDIVGREKILKVHVRNVPLAPNVDLKVVSRGTPGFSGADLMNLVNEAALMAARRNKRLVTMAEFEDAKDKIMMGAERRSSAMTQAEKELTAYHEAGHAILALNVPSADPLHKATIIPRGRALGMVMQLPEGDRYSMSYKYMISRLAIMMGGRVAEEFKFGKENITSGASSDIEQATKLARAMVTRWGFSDKLGHVAYGDNQEEVFLGHSVARTQNISEETAQIIDAEVRRLIDEAYSTARSVLTKKKKEWIALAQGLLEYETLSGDEIKQLIAGEKPARDLGDDTPPSRGSAVPKSGRRKKGPEPEGGMEPQPSS, from the coding sequence ATGAATCCGAACTATCGCAACCTCGCGCTCTGGGCGATCATAGCGGTCCTGCTCATCGCCCTCTTCAATCTGTTCCAGACGCCGCAGACGCGTGGGGCTTCGAGCGATGTACCTTATTCGCAGTTCCTGCAGGATGTCGCGGCGGGCCGGGTCAAGACGGTGACCATCGCCGGCGCCCGCATCTCCGGCACCTACACCGACAATTCGAGCGGCTTCCAGACCTATTCGCCCGGCGATCCGTCGCTGGTCTCGCGGCTGCAGGACAAGAACGTTACCATCAATGCGCGGCCGGAGACCGACGGTTCAAACTCGCTGTTCGGTTACCTGATCTCGTGGCTGCCGATGATCCTGATCCTCGGCGTATGGATATTCTTCATGCGCCAGATGCAGTCCGGCTCCGGTCGTGCCATGGGCTTTGGCAAGTCGAAGGCCAAGCTTCTGACCGAGGCGCATGGCCGCGTCACCTTCCAGGACGTCGCCGGCGTCGACGAGGCCAAGGAAGACCTGGAGGAGATCGTCGAGTTCCTGCGCGATCCGCAGAAATTCCAGCGGCTCGGCGGCAAGATCCCGCGCGGCGTGCTCTTGGTCGGCCCTCCGGGAACCGGCAAGACGCTGCTCGCCCGCTCGGTCGCCGGCGAGGCCAACGTGCCGTTCTTCACCATTTCGGGTTCGGACTTCGTCGAGATGTTCGTCGGCGTCGGCGCCAGCCGCGTGCGCGACATGTTCGACCAGGCCAAGAAGAACGCGCCCTGCATCATCTTCATCGACGAAATCGACGCGGTCGGCCGTCACCGCGGCGCGGGTCTCGGCGGCGGTAATGATGAGCGCGAGCAGACGCTAAATCAGCTGCTGGTCGAGATGGACGGCTTCGAGTCCAACGAAAGCATCATCCTGATCGCCGCCACCAACCGGCCCGACGTGCTCGACCCGGCGCTGCTGAGGCCCGGCCGTTTCGACCGCCAGGTGGTGGTGCCGAACCCCGACATCGTCGGACGCGAGAAGATCCTGAAAGTGCATGTGCGCAACGTGCCGCTGGCGCCCAATGTCGACCTCAAGGTCGTCTCCCGCGGCACGCCGGGCTTCTCCGGCGCCGATCTGATGAACCTCGTCAACGAGGCCGCCCTGATGGCGGCGCGGCGTAACAAGCGCCTCGTGACCATGGCCGAGTTCGAGGACGCCAAGGACAAGATCATGATGGGCGCCGAGCGCCGCTCCTCGGCCATGACCCAGGCCGAGAAGGAGTTGACCGCCTATCACGAGGCCGGTCACGCCATACTGGCGCTCAACGTGCCGTCGGCCGATCCGCTGCACAAGGCGACAATCATTCCGCGCGGCCGCGCGCTCGGCATGGTCATGCAGTTGCCGGAAGGCGACCGCTATTCGATGAGCTACAAGTACATGATCTCACGGCTTGCCATCATGATGGGCGGCCGCGTCGCCGAGGAGTTCAAGTTCGGCAAGGAGAACATCACGTCGGGCGCTTCCTCCGATATCGAGCAGGCGACCAAGCTGGCGCGCGCCATGGTCACGCGCTGGGGCTTTTCCGACAAGCTCGGCCATGTCGCTTATGGCGACAACCAGGAGGAAGTGTTCCTCGGCCATTCGGTGGCGCGCACGCAGAACATCTCGGAAGAAACCGCGCAGATCATCGACGCCGAGGTGCGGCGCCTGATCGACGAGGCCTATTCGACCGCGAGGTCGGTGCTGACCAAGAAGAAGAAGGAATGGATCGCGCTGGCGCAGGGCCTGCTCGAATACGAGACGCTGTCGGGCGACGAGATCAAGCAGCTGATCGCCGGCGAGAAGCCCGCGCGCGATCTCGGCGACGACACGCCGCCGAGCCGTGGTTCGGCCGTGCCGAAGTCGGGCCGCCGCAAAAAGGGTCCCGAGCCCGAGGGCGGCATGGAACCGCAGCCGTCGAGCTGA
- the glmM gene encoding phosphoglucosamine mutase, with protein MAGNYFGTDGIRGRANKFPMTAEIAMRVGMAAGLSFQRGSHRHRVVLGKDTRLSGYMIENAMVAGLCAAGMDVFLLGPIPTPAVAMLVRSLRADIGVMISASHNPYYDNGIKLFGPDGYKLSDEIEERIESMLDKDIELALADSDGLGRAKRVDGVHDRYIEFAKRTLPRSMSLSGLRIVVDCANGAAYKVAPEALWELGAEVVAINVEPNGFNINKECGSTHPAGLQKKVHEVRADIGIALDGDADRVVIVDENGAIVDGDQIMAMIAESWHQSGRLAGGGVVSTVMSNLGLERFLGDMKLQLHRTKVGDRYVVEHMRAHGLNVGGEQSGHIVLSDFSTTGDGLVSALQVLACIKRQGRPVSELSKKFEPVPQLLKNVRIAGGKPLEEAPVKAAIEDARQRLGKAGRLVIRPSGTEPLIRVMAEGDDPQLVEAVVNDIVEVISETRSAA; from the coding sequence ATGGCAGGAAATTATTTCGGCACGGACGGTATTCGCGGGCGCGCCAACAAGTTTCCAATGACGGCGGAAATCGCGATGAGGGTCGGCATGGCGGCCGGCCTGTCCTTCCAGCGCGGCAGCCATCGTCACCGTGTGGTGCTCGGCAAGGACACCAGACTTTCCGGCTACATGATCGAGAACGCCATGGTGGCGGGCCTCTGCGCCGCCGGCATGGACGTGTTCCTGCTCGGCCCCATCCCGACGCCGGCGGTCGCCATGTTGGTGCGTTCGCTGCGCGCCGATATCGGCGTCATGATCTCGGCCTCGCACAATCCTTATTACGACAATGGCATCAAGCTATTCGGTCCCGACGGCTACAAGCTCTCCGACGAGATCGAAGAGCGCATCGAGAGCATGCTGGACAAGGATATCGAACTGGCACTCGCCGATTCCGACGGACTTGGTCGCGCCAAGCGCGTCGATGGCGTGCATGACCGCTACATCGAGTTTGCAAAGCGCACCTTGCCGCGTTCGATGTCGCTTTCAGGTTTGAGGATCGTCGTCGATTGCGCCAATGGCGCCGCCTACAAGGTTGCCCCCGAGGCGCTTTGGGAGCTGGGCGCCGAAGTGGTGGCCATCAATGTCGAGCCCAACGGCTTCAACATCAACAAGGAATGCGGCTCGACCCATCCGGCAGGCCTGCAGAAGAAAGTGCACGAGGTGCGCGCCGACATCGGCATCGCGCTCGACGGCGATGCCGACCGTGTCGTCATCGTTGACGAGAACGGCGCGATCGTCGACGGCGACCAGATCATGGCAATGATCGCCGAGTCCTGGCACCAGAGCGGGCGGCTTGCCGGCGGTGGCGTCGTTTCGACGGTCATGTCCAATCTCGGCCTCGAACGCTTCCTCGGCGACATGAAGCTGCAATTGCACCGCACCAAGGTCGGCGACCGCTATGTCGTCGAGCATATGCGCGCGCACGGGCTCAATGTCGGCGGCGAGCAGTCGGGCCACATCGTGCTGTCGGACTTCTCGACCACGGGCGACGGCCTGGTTTCGGCGCTGCAGGTGCTGGCCTGCATCAAGCGGCAGGGCCGGCCGGTCAGCGAATTGTCGAAGAAGTTCGAGCCGGTGCCGCAACTCCTCAAGAACGTCCGCATCGCCGGCGGCAAGCCGCTCGAGGAAGCTCCGGTCAAGGCTGCGATCGAGGACGCCCGTCAACGCCTCGGCAAGGCGGGGCGGCTCGTCATCCGGCCGTCCGGCACCGAGCCGCTGATCCGTGTCATGGCCGAGGGCGACGACCCGCAGCTGGTCGAGGCCGTCGTCAACGACATCGTCGAGGTCATCTCGGAAACACGCAGCGCCGCCTAA
- a CDS encoding outer membrane protein: MFNTARKALFAALFAGLAWPVFAADLPEPVVEEAPPPVYEQPVDVGGWYIRGDLDYHKSKVRGIDYTTYTIDPCNCNVIPGDRSFDFGKLKGGFSLGAGVGYKINDHFRTDLTADYWFKSNFDGGTSDAFSTSTEVSKMSALLLLANAYVDLGTYHGITPYVGAGIGGAHVRWDDVRDPNTTEFNPGAKSWRFAYALMAGASYCLTDKLILDAGYRYSHIQGGRMFEWDISSAGPGFDRGIDTHEVRGGLRYQFGGNNGCAAPTVAYQPEPEPIYTK, translated from the coding sequence ATGTTCAATACAGCAAGAAAGGCCCTGTTCGCCGCGCTGTTCGCGGGCCTGGCATGGCCGGTGTTCGCGGCCGACCTTCCGGAGCCGGTGGTCGAAGAGGCGCCGCCGCCGGTATACGAGCAGCCAGTCGATGTCGGCGGCTGGTACATTCGCGGCGATCTCGACTACCACAAGTCGAAAGTGCGCGGCATCGATTACACGACCTACACCATCGATCCCTGTAATTGTAACGTCATTCCCGGCGACAGGAGCTTCGATTTCGGCAAGCTCAAGGGCGGCTTCTCGCTCGGCGCCGGCGTCGGCTACAAGATCAACGATCATTTTCGTACGGATTTGACCGCCGATTACTGGTTCAAGTCGAACTTCGACGGCGGAACCTCGGACGCTTTCTCGACGTCGACCGAAGTGTCGAAAATGAGCGCCTTGCTGCTGCTGGCCAACGCCTATGTCGATCTCGGCACCTATCACGGCATCACGCCCTATGTCGGCGCCGGCATCGGCGGCGCGCATGTCAGATGGGACGATGTCAGGGACCCGAACACCACCGAGTTCAACCCCGGTGCGAAAAGCTGGCGCTTTGCCTACGCGCTCATGGCCGGCGCTTCCTACTGCCTGACCGACAAGCTGATCCTGGACGCGGGCTATCGCTACAGCCACATCCAGGGTGGCCGCATGTTCGAGTGGGATATCAGCAGCGCCGGGCCGGGCTTCGACCGCGGCATCGACACGCATGAGGTGCGCGGCGGCCTGCGGTACCAGTTCGGCGGCAACAACGGTTGCGCCGCGCCGACGGTGGCCTATCAGCCCGAACCCGAGCCGATCTACACCAAGTAA
- a CDS encoding outer membrane protein, translating to MKLTSRMAPVLATFAIMPLTPALAADYEPPVYVDQAPDYVPVEVGSGWYLRGDVSYLVEKSFKNEDFAFTPASFDNEEDPVFASIGFGYHFNDYLRADLNLGYLPGNKIRIGYDDSATAAEATLASASLKNYAFSGMLNGYVDLGTYVGITPYLGAGIGIVRSTHKLSASYFTDNGDPTDDFGLSDDKTKYSFAYTLNAGLAYQVSKNVSVDLGYQYFSAPDAEYVTAESLTSFPVHKGISNHQVKLGLRYDLW from the coding sequence ATGAAACTCACATCGCGTATGGCGCCGGTGCTTGCCACATTCGCCATCATGCCGCTGACGCCTGCGCTGGCCGCCGACTATGAGCCCCCGGTCTATGTCGACCAGGCGCCCGACTACGTGCCGGTCGAGGTCGGCTCGGGCTGGTATCTGCGCGGCGATGTCTCCTACCTGGTAGAGAAGAGCTTCAAGAATGAGGATTTCGCCTTCACGCCGGCGAGCTTCGACAACGAGGAAGACCCGGTCTTCGCCAGCATCGGCTTCGGCTACCACTTCAACGATTATCTGCGTGCCGATCTCAATCTGGGTTACCTGCCCGGCAACAAGATCCGCATTGGCTATGACGATTCAGCGACCGCGGCAGAGGCGACCCTGGCGTCGGCGTCCCTGAAGAACTATGCCTTTTCAGGCATGCTCAACGGCTATGTCGACCTTGGAACCTATGTCGGCATAACACCCTATCTCGGCGCCGGCATCGGCATCGTCAGGAGCACGCACAAGCTCTCGGCGAGCTATTTCACCGACAATGGCGATCCAACCGACGACTTCGGACTGAGTGACGACAAGACCAAGTATTCCTTCGCTTACACGCTGAATGCCGGCCTTGCCTATCAGGTGTCGAAGAATGTTTCCGTCGATCTCGGCTATCAGTATTTCTCGGCGCCCGACGCCGAATATGTGACGGCCGAGAGCCTGACCTCGTTTCCGGTCCACAAGGGAATCAGCAATCATCAGGTTAAGCTCGGGCTACGCTACGATCTCTGGTAG
- a CDS encoding phosphoserine transaminase: MTTHTKPGFRPANPNFSSGPCAKRPGWSVEALKAAALGRSHRAKIGKTKLEQAIALTREILQVPADYRIGIVPASDTGAVEMALWSLLGERGVDMVAWESFGSGWITDVVKQLKLADVRKLEAGYGELPDLGKIDFDRDVVFTWNGTTSGVRVPNGDFIPADRKGLTICDATSAAFAQKLDFEKLDVVTFSWQKVLGGEGAHGMLILSPRAVERLESYKPAWPLPKIFRLTSGGKLIEGIFKGETINTPSMLCVEDYLDALSWAKSIGGLDALVARADANAAVLDRFVAKSSWLGHLAVEPATRSNTSVCLSFTDGQVAALDADAQAAFAKGLVSALDKEGVAYDIGSYRDAPPGLRIWCGATVETSDLEALLPWLDWAFAGQKASLKAAA; the protein is encoded by the coding sequence ATGACGACGCATACGAAGCCCGGATTCCGTCCGGCAAACCCCAATTTTTCCTCAGGTCCCTGCGCGAAACGTCCCGGCTGGTCGGTCGAGGCGCTGAAAGCTGCCGCGCTCGGCCGTTCCCATCGCGCCAAGATCGGCAAGACCAAGCTCGAACAGGCGATCGCGCTGACGCGCGAAATTCTCCAGGTTCCTGCCGACTACCGCATCGGCATCGTGCCGGCGTCCGACACAGGCGCCGTCGAGATGGCGCTTTGGTCGCTGCTGGGCGAGCGCGGCGTCGACATGGTCGCCTGGGAGAGTTTCGGCTCCGGCTGGATCACCGACGTGGTCAAGCAGTTGAAGCTTGCCGATGTGCGCAAGCTCGAGGCCGGTTACGGCGAACTGCCGGATCTCGGCAAGATCGATTTCGACCGCGACGTGGTCTTCACCTGGAACGGCACGACCTCGGGCGTGCGCGTGCCGAACGGCGATTTCATCCCGGCCGATCGCAAGGGTCTGACCATCTGCGACGCGACATCGGCCGCCTTCGCGCAGAAGCTCGACTTCGAGAAACTCGATGTCGTGACCTTCTCCTGGCAGAAGGTGCTGGGCGGCGAAGGCGCGCATGGCATGCTGATCCTGTCGCCCCGCGCCGTCGAGCGGCTGGAGAGCTATAAGCCTGCATGGCCGCTGCCGAAGATCTTCCGCCTGACCTCGGGCGGCAAATTGATCGAAGGCATCTTCAAGGGCGAAACCATCAACACGCCGTCGATGCTGTGCGTCGAGGACTATCTCGACGCGCTCAGCTGGGCGAAATCGATCGGCGGCCTCGATGCGCTGGTCGCCAGGGCCGACGCCAACGCGGCCGTGCTCGACCGTTTCGTCGCGAAATCCTCCTGGCTTGGCCATCTCGCCGTAGAGCCGGCGACGCGGTCGAACACGTCCGTCTGCCTGTCCTTCACCGACGGACAAGTCGCTGCACTCGACGCCGACGCACAGGCGGCCTTCGCCAAGGGTCTGGTTTCAGCGCTCGACAAGGAAGGTGTCGCCTATGACATCGGTTCCTATCGCGACGCGCCGCCTGGCCTGCGCATCTGGTGCGGCGCAACGGTCGAGACCTCCGATCTCGAAGCTCTGCTGCCCTGGCTCGACTGGGCCTTCGCCGGCCAGAAGGCGTCGCTGAAAGCGGCGGCCTGA
- the serA gene encoding phosphoglycerate dehydrogenase yields the protein MPRVLVSDKLSTTAVQIFRDRGIEVDYLPDLGKDKEKLLEVIDQYDGLAIRSATKVTEKLINAATRLKVVGRAGIGVDNVDIPAASRKGIIVMNTPFGNSITTAEHTVAMIFALARQIPEANASTHAGKWEKNRFMGVEITGKTLGVIGCGNIGSIVATRGVGLKMHVVAFDPFLSDKRAEELGVDKVELDELFARADFITLHTPLTDKTRNIIDAAAIAKMKDGVRIINCARGGLVVEADLVAALKSGKVAGAGIDVFEAEPAEQNALFGMENVVATPHLGASTAEAQENVALQVAEQMADYLIKGAVSNAINMPSITAEEAPRLKPFVKLAEVLGAFVGQVTEDPIKEVEILFDGSTATMNTRALISAALAGLIRPQVADVNMVSAPIMVKERGIIVAEVKRDKSGVFDGYIKLTVKTEHMTRSIAGTCFSDGKPRFIQIKGINLDAEVGQHMLYTTNADAPGIIGLLGTVCGENGVNIANFQLGRNRPGGDAIALLYLDAPFPEKVLEQVRAHKSIDSAKRLQFEVGSV from the coding sequence ATGCCTCGCGTTCTCGTCTCGGATAAACTTTCCACCACCGCTGTTCAGATCTTTAGGGATCGCGGCATCGAGGTCGACTATCTTCCAGATCTCGGCAAGGACAAGGAGAAGCTGCTTGAAGTGATTGACCAGTATGACGGCCTCGCCATCCGCTCGGCGACCAAGGTTACCGAGAAGCTGATCAATGCCGCCACCAGGCTCAAGGTCGTCGGCCGGGCCGGTATCGGCGTCGACAATGTCGACATACCGGCGGCCAGCCGCAAGGGCATTATCGTGATGAACACGCCGTTCGGCAATTCGATCACGACGGCCGAGCATACGGTAGCAATGATCTTCGCGCTCGCCCGCCAGATCCCGGAAGCCAACGCCTCGACGCATGCAGGCAAATGGGAAAAGAACCGCTTCATGGGCGTCGAGATCACCGGCAAGACGCTCGGCGTCATCGGCTGCGGCAATATCGGCTCGATCGTCGCCACGCGCGGCGTCGGCCTGAAGATGCATGTCGTCGCCTTCGATCCGTTCCTGTCGGACAAACGCGCCGAGGAACTTGGCGTCGACAAGGTTGAACTGGACGAGCTCTTCGCGCGCGCGGACTTCATCACGCTGCACACGCCGCTGACCGACAAGACGCGCAACATCATCGATGCCGCCGCGATCGCCAAAATGAAGGACGGCGTGCGCATCATCAACTGCGCCCGTGGCGGGCTGGTCGTCGAAGCCGACCTGGTGGCGGCGCTGAAAAGCGGCAAGGTGGCCGGCGCCGGCATCGACGTGTTCGAGGCCGAGCCGGCCGAACAGAACGCATTGTTCGGCATGGAGAATGTGGTGGCCACCCCCCATCTCGGCGCCTCGACGGCGGAGGCGCAAGAGAACGTCGCGCTGCAGGTCGCCGAACAGATGGCCGACTACCTGATCAAGGGCGCCGTCTCCAACGCCATCAACATGCCGTCGATCACCGCGGAGGAAGCGCCGCGGCTCAAGCCCTTCGTCAAGCTCGCCGAAGTGCTTGGCGCCTTTGTCGGCCAGGTCACCGAGGACCCGATCAAGGAGGTGGAAATCCTGTTCGACGGCTCGACCGCGACGATGAATACGCGCGCGCTGATCAGCGCGGCCCTTGCCGGGCTGATCAGGCCGCAGGTCGCCGACGTCAACATGGTGTCGGCGCCGATCATGGTGAAGGAGCGCGGCATCATCGTCGCCGAGGTCAAGCGCGACAAATCGGGCGTGTTCGACGGCTATATCAAGCTGACGGTCAAGACCGAGCATATGACGCGCTCGATCGCCGGCACTTGCTTCTCCGACGGCAAGCCGCGCTTCATCCAGATCAAGGGCATCAATCTCGATGCCGAGGTCGGCCAGCACATGCTCTACACGACCAATGCCGACGCGCCGGGCATTATCGGCCTGCTCGGCACGGTGTGCGGCGAGAACGGCGTCAACATCGCCAACTTCCAGCTCGGCCGCAACCGGCCGGGGGGCGATGCCATCGCGCTGCTCTATCTCGACGCACCGTTTCCGGAAAAAGTGCTGGAGCAGGTGCGGGCGCACAAATCGATCGATTCGGCCAAGCGGCTGCAGTTCGAGGTCGGCAGCGTGTAG